In one Thunnus maccoyii chromosome 12, fThuMac1.1, whole genome shotgun sequence genomic region, the following are encoded:
- the LOC121908548 gene encoding BTB/POZ domain-containing protein 2 — protein MKCVVYAYARFKMAAGDNSGRPPCLNFSGPGPLGNSQPSNSVFSMPASNGGAVGSVGGAQGAARRPNPQLGPGGGDSNGVSTGAPPTAQNSLQQPAAAGAAAAGAMATPASNMANTAASNASQAAAPTATPAAASVLVYREPVYNWQATKSTVKERFAFLFNNEVLSDVHFLVGKGMGVQRIPAHRFVLAVGSAVFDAMFNGGMATTSTEIELPDVEPAAFLALLKFLYSDEVQIGPETVMTTLYTAKKYAVPALEAHCVEFLKKNLRADNAFMLLTQARLFDEPQLASLCLENIDKNTGDALAAEGFTDIDLDTLVAVLERDTLGVREVRLFGAAVRWAEAEAHRQQLQPTPENKRKVLGKALTLIRFPLMTIEEFAAGPAQSSILTDREVVSLFLHFTVNPKPRVDFIDRPRCCLRGKECSITRFGQVESRWGYSGTSDRIRFSVNRRIFVVGFGLYGSIHGPTDYQVNIQIIHTDSNTVLGQNDTGFSCDGSANTFRVMFKEPVEILPNVNYTACATLKGPDSHYGTKGMRKVTHESSSTGTKTCFTFCYAAGNNNGTSVEDGQIPEVIFYT, from the exons ATGAAGTGTGTTGTTTACGCCTACGCTAGGTTCAAGATGGCTGCTGGAGACAACAGCGGCAGGCCTCCTTGCCTTAATTTCTCCGGTCCGGGTCCTCTGGGAAACAGCCAACCCAGCAACAGCGTTTTCTCGATGCCAGCATCCAACGGCGGAGCGGTCGGTTCGGTCGGGGGAGCTCAGGGAGCGGCTAGGCGTCCCAACCCGCAGCTGGGGCCTGGCGGAGGAGACAGCAACGGTGTTTCGACCGGAGCTCCGCCGACTGCGCAGAACTCCCTGCAGCAGCCCGCTGCGGCAGGTGCTGCGGCAGCCGGAGCCATGGCCACCCCGGCGTCCAACATGGCAAACACCGCAGCGTCAAATGCGTCCCAGGCGGCAGCACCGACCGCCACTCCGGCAGCTGCGTCTGTGCTGGTGTACCGAGAGCCGGTGTACAACTGGCAGGCAACGAAGAGCACCGTGAAAGAGAGATTTGCTTTCCTCTTCAACAATGAGGTGCTCAGTGACGTTCATTTTTTAGTGGGCAAAGGAATGGGGGTTCAGAGGATACCTGCACACAG GTTTGTTCTCGCTGTGGGGAGCGCAGTGTTTGATGCGATGTTCAACGGTGGGATGGCGACGACCTCAACGGAAATAGAGCTTCCTGATGTGGAGCCAGCTGCTTTTCTGGCGCTGCTGAA GTTTCTGTACTCCGATGAAGTCCAAATCGGGCCTGAGACAGTGATGACCACACTCTATACAGCTAAGAAGTATGCAGTGCCAGCACTGGAGGCTCACTGTGTGGAGTTCCTCAAGAAGAACCTGAGAGCGGACAACGCTTTCATGCTGCTTACACAG gcACGGTTGTTTGATGAACCTCAGCTTGCCAGCCTCTGTCTAGAAAACATTGATAAGAACACTGGAGACGCTCTTGCTGCTGAAGGCTTTACAGACATAGATTTGG ATACACTGGTGGCAGTATTGGAGAGGGATACTCTAGGTGTGAGGGAGGTGCGCTTATTTGGAGCTGCAGTGCGTTGGGCAGAGGCAGAGGCTCacaggcagcagctgcagcccACTCCAGAGAACAAACGCAAAGTCCTGGGCAAGGCCCTCACACTCATCCGCTTCCCTCTCATGACCATCGAGGAGTTTGCTGCAG GTCCAGCCCAGTCCAGTATTCTGACCGACAGAGAGGTGGTGAGTCTCTTCCTCCACTTCACAGTAAACCCAAAGCCGCGTGTAGATTTTATTGACCGGCCTCGCTGCTGCCTCCGCGGGAAGGAGTGCAGCATCACGCGTTTCGGACAGGTGGAGAGCCGCTGGGGCTACAGCGGGACAAGTGACCGTATACG GTTCTCTGTAAACAGAAGGATATTTGTGGTCGGGTTTGGCCTGTATGGCTCAATACACGGACCCACAGACTACCAAGTCAACATTCAG ATTATTCACACAGACAGTAACACTGTGCTGGGCCAGAATGATACAGGCTTCAGCTGTGACGGGTCAGCCAACACCTTCAGAGTCATGTTCAAAGAACCAGTGGAGATACTACCCAACGTCAACTACACTGCCTGTGCTACACTTAAG GGTCCAGACTCTCATTATGGGACTAAGGGAATGCGAAAGGTAACGCATGAGTCATCATCCACCGGCACAAAGACCTGTTTCACCTTCTGCTACGCAGCAGGTAACAACAACGGCACTTCAGTAGAGGACGGACAGATTCCCGAGGTCATCTTCTACACATAG